The Natrinema pellirubrum DSM 15624 region CGCGCTCCGCCGGGACGCCGTGGGGGCGCTCGAAGACTGGTTCGGTGACAACGCGATCCGCGTCGAGTACCTGCAGGTCCGGGCCGTCGTCGCGTAGCACGAGCCGAAGTTGGGGCGAACCTATTTCGATGTCAGTCGGATAGGCGCTTCCATGCCGTTCGAACCCGACGCGGTCGAGACCGTGACGTTCGACTCGTACAGCACGCTCGTCGACGTCGACGCGGCTGAACGGGCGCTGGCCGACCGGGTCGCCGATCCCGAACCGATCTCGCGGCTCTGGCGGCTCCGGTCGCTCGAGTACACGCTCGTCGCGAACTACCTCGACGCCTACCAGCCCTTCTACGAGATGAACCGCGACGCTTTGCAGTACGCGCTGGGCGTCCACGGCGTCGACGTCGGCCCCGACGAGCGCGACGAGATCCTGGCAGTCTATCACGAACTCGAGGTCTTCGACGACGTCCGCGACGGGATCGAACGGCTGCGGGAGGGCGGTTACGACTGTTATGTCGTTTCGAACGGCGATCCCGACATGCTCTCCTCGATGGTCGCCCACGCCGACGTCGACGACCTCCTCGCGGACACGATCAGCGCCGACGAGGTAGAGACGTTCAAGCCGGCCGCCGAACTCTACCGCCACGCGGCCGCCCGGACCGGCACCCCGATCGAC contains the following coding sequences:
- a CDS encoding haloacid dehalogenase type II, whose protein sequence is MPFEPDAVETVTFDSYSTLVDVDAAERALADRVADPEPISRLWRLRSLEYTLVANYLDAYQPFYEMNRDALQYALGVHGVDVGPDERDEILAVYHELEVFDDVRDGIERLREGGYDCYVVSNGDPDMLSSMVAHADVDDLLADTISADEVETFKPAAELYRHAAARTGTPIDGIVHVTAGWYDVMGAKHAGMQGAWVDRKGRPWEPVAGDPDLTVTSFHDLADALGC